In Congzhengia minquanensis, a single genomic region encodes these proteins:
- a CDS encoding stalk domain-containing protein: protein MFKRIALIFSAVTFMFSTCAYAKTVEFIIDKPTYASIDKYEKETNALLAAPFIQNDRTMIPVRAVSESFGSLVSWDPNTRTVTISKDSKTVKLTIDSLTANVDGTETALDAAPCIVSDTTFVPVRFVSEALGYNVNFVPRTRSVLVCDRADYMTVNGKAVTYPEYEAMRYVLATPELTGVDLTNSTKAYLLKNAVLSVAADKASVGLTQQSDQAINLALEQYDENLPFTIGAFALLMENEEKGFAYIDSVYSASEVQNAYETDYICAKHILIRSGTDSEQQATATKAYEQAASVADFDKLIEDFGEDPGVINNPDGYVFSKGEMIDAFETAAYSLKIGEISKPVKSEYGYHIIKRLPLPALSEITEQELIFNLYVAPLMNSSVVE, encoded by the coding sequence ATGTTTAAACGAATTGCACTTATTTTTTCAGCAGTAACTTTCATGTTCTCCACCTGTGCCTATGCGAAAACAGTTGAATTTATTATTGACAAACCTACCTATGCATCAATCGACAAATATGAAAAGGAAACCAATGCCCTTTTGGCTGCCCCCTTCATTCAAAATGACAGGACGATGATTCCCGTCCGTGCCGTTTCGGAAAGCTTTGGCAGCCTTGTTTCCTGGGACCCAAATACAAGGACTGTGACCATTAGCAAAGACAGCAAAACGGTTAAACTTACCATTGACAGCCTCACGGCAAATGTAGACGGAACTGAAACTGCTCTTGACGCCGCGCCCTGCATTGTAAGCGACACAACGTTTGTTCCGGTGCGCTTCGTTTCTGAAGCCCTGGGCTACAACGTAAATTTTGTTCCCAGAACGAGAAGCGTTTTGGTCTGCGACCGCGCAGATTACATGACGGTGAACGGCAAGGCGGTGACCTATCCGGAATATGAAGCAATGCGCTATGTTCTGGCAACGCCCGAGCTAACCGGCGTGGACTTAACCAACAGCACCAAAGCTTATCTTTTAAAAAACGCCGTGCTTTCTGTTGCCGCGGATAAGGCTTCAGTGGGACTGACCCAGCAAAGCGACCAGGCCATTAACCTGGCGCTGGAACAGTATGACGAAAACCTTCCTTTTACCATAGGCGCGTTTGCCCTTTTAATGGAGAACGAGGAAAAAGGCTTTGCGTATATCGACTCGGTTTACAGCGCAAGTGAGGTACAAAATGCTTATGAAACCGATTATATCTGCGCGAAACACATTTTAATCCGCAGCGGAACAGACAGCGAACAGCAAGCCACGGCAACAAAGGCGTATGAACAAGCTGCCTCCGTCGCGGATTTTGACAAGCTGATTGAAGACTTTGGTGAAGATCCAGGTGTGATTAACAATCCGGATGGATATGTGTTTTCAAAAGGGGAAATGATTGACGCTTTTGAAACAGCCGCTTATTCCTTAAAGATTGGAGAAATCAGCAAACCTGTAAAGTCGGAGTATGGGTACCATATCATTAAACGGCTTCCCCTCCCTGCTTTAAGCGAAATTACCGAACAGGAACTTATTTTTAACCTGTATGTTGCGCCGCTCATGAACAGCAGCGTAGTTGAATAA
- the yabQ gene encoding spore cortex biosynthesis protein YabQ, which translates to MVFSMTDEVYVFLYSALSGGLIMLFYDILSIAGKKKECPVFLLNVCDGIFIIVACAIMVFVNFTVSNGIVRSFEFLGTILGAILYKLTLSRLISAFLKKITDAIAAFFKLFFKILLTPLAIMYKMVNKCIVALFHPVVYVFRKLFSHLSFKMHTSIRTARKAIKKT; encoded by the coding sequence ATGGTTTTTTCCATGACCGATGAAGTGTATGTGTTCTTATACTCCGCCCTTTCCGGCGGGTTGATCATGCTGTTTTACGACATTTTATCCATTGCGGGGAAAAAAAAAGAATGTCCGGTGTTTCTTTTAAACGTCTGCGACGGCATTTTCATCATTGTTGCCTGCGCCATTATGGTGTTTGTGAACTTCACCGTCAGCAACGGCATTGTAAGGAGTTTTGAATTTTTGGGCACGATTTTGGGCGCGATTCTTTACAAGCTGACCCTTTCCCGCCTGATTTCTGCTTTTTTAAAGAAAATTACAGACGCTATTGCCGCTTTTTTTAAACTTTTTTTCAAAATACTATTGACACCGCTGGCAATTATGTATAAAATGGTTAATAAGTGTATAGTAGCATTGTTTCACCCGGTTGTTTATGTGTTTCGAAAACTGTTTTCTCATCTCTCTTTTAAAATGCATACATCAATTCGAACAGCCCGGAAAGCAATAAAAAAAACGTAG
- the spoIIAA gene encoding anti-sigma F factor antagonist — MEISVLIKNKTLIVSLTGELDHHSAKEVKDMVEEVIKNRGVKNLIFDFSKLSFMDSSGIGVVIGRYKLITAMGGNVAIVSCSRNIDRLLKMSGITKLIATYDSLKGALKTIQEEIS, encoded by the coding sequence TTGGAAATTTCAGTATTAATAAAAAACAAAACGCTGATTGTGTCGCTGACAGGCGAGCTCGACCACCACAGTGCCAAAGAGGTAAAAGACATGGTGGAAGAAGTGATTAAAAACAGAGGCGTAAAAAATTTAATTTTCGATTTTTCAAAGCTGTCGTTTATGGACAGTTCCGGCATTGGGGTGGTTATCGGGCGTTACAAGCTAATCACTGCAATGGGCGGAAACGTAGCAATTGTCAGCTGCAGCCGAAACATCGACAGGCTTTTAAAAATGTCGGGAATTACAAAACTCATTGCCACTTACGACTCGTTAAAGGGCGCACTTAAAACAATTCAGGAGGAAATATCGTGA
- a CDS encoding DUF6076 domain-containing protein: MIKAYLKDGVITLAPEGRKKAEFTAGAALTTIGEKSSMINPYTFFDDFEESTFQTLVRTELDRLFELDINSPRTLVSALDKGRTDKLYTNRMFQMSLETVSGEVVLAFYLESARNLLALELVAALSRGKPLKKCEHCGGYFFPSGRSDSVYCDRVGADGFSCKKIGAHRLYRKHSRSDRVKKLYDKITKHNRYLKSRGQLSENEFARWMAEASLKHAQFQRGELSEDLLISWLSEDLAASRPPKRNEISDYLL, encoded by the coding sequence TTGATAAAAGCGTACTTAAAAGACGGTGTCATTACTCTTGCTCCAGAAGGAAGGAAAAAGGCGGAGTTTACCGCTGGGGCGGCGCTTACCACAATCGGTGAAAAGAGCAGTATGATAAACCCATACACTTTTTTTGACGATTTTGAAGAATCCACGTTTCAAACACTGGTCCGCACAGAGCTGGACAGGCTGTTTGAATTGGATATCAACTCGCCGCGAACTTTAGTCAGTGCGCTTGACAAAGGCAGAACGGACAAGCTGTATACAAACAGAATGTTTCAAATGTCATTGGAAACGGTTTCCGGCGAAGTAGTTTTAGCGTTTTATTTAGAATCTGCCCGAAATCTTCTGGCTTTAGAACTTGTGGCAGCGTTGAGCCGCGGTAAGCCTTTAAAAAAATGTGAACACTGCGGCGGTTATTTTTTCCCCTCAGGCAGAAGCGATTCGGTCTACTGCGACAGAGTGGGAGCAGACGGTTTTTCCTGCAAAAAAATTGGTGCCCACAGACTATACCGCAAACACAGCCGGTCTGACCGCGTGAAGAAACTATATGATAAAATTACGAAACACAACCGGTATTTAAAGAGCAGAGGCCAGCTTTCGGAAAACGAATTTGCACGCTGGATGGCCGAAGCGTCGTTAAAGCATGCGCAGTTTCAGCGCGGCGAGCTTTCAGAAGATTTGCTGATCAGCTGGCTTTCTGAAGACTTGGCTGCAAGCCGGCCGCCTAAGCGAAATGAAATATCGGATTATCTGCTTTAG
- a CDS encoding S1 RNA-binding domain-containing protein — protein MQVEPGTIIEGKVTGITPFGAFVSFGDGKTGLVHISEIALEYVKNIRDHLKENDMIKAKVLSVDVSGKISLSIKQAILEERAAARKNARNQPPKKPDDIDWSKKSRPANFEDMMAKFKQDSDEKLSDMKKGLDSKRGSGYKRSSGSF, from the coding sequence ATGCAGGTAGAACCGGGAACGATTATCGAAGGAAAGGTGACGGGGATTACGCCTTTCGGCGCCTTTGTTTCGTTTGGTGATGGAAAAACAGGGCTGGTGCACATCAGTGAAATTGCGCTGGAATATGTAAAGAACATTCGCGACCACCTGAAAGAAAACGACATGATTAAGGCAAAAGTTTTGTCTGTTGACGTCAGCGGAAAAATCAGCCTGTCGATTAAGCAGGCGATTTTAGAAGAGCGCGCAGCAGCCAGGAAAAACGCCCGGAATCAGCCACCCAAAAAGCCGGATGACATTGACTGGTCCAAAAAAAGCAGGCCCGCAAACTTTGAGGATATGATGGCCAAGTTCAAGCAGGACAGCGACGAAAAACTTTCCGACATGAAAAAAGGGTTAGACTCCAAGCGCGGTTCGGGATATAAGCGTTCGTCGGGTTCCTTTTAA
- the yabP gene encoding sporulation protein YabP, which translates to MAAEQNTIHNLILENKEKLSISGVSDVDTFDEGKIILFTEDDTLIVEGEELHIQKLDVANGELIIEGTIYAIQYTGDGSTARANKGFFKKMLK; encoded by the coding sequence ATGGCTGCGGAACAAAATACCATTCACAATCTCATATTAGAAAACAAGGAAAAATTGTCGATTTCCGGCGTTTCCGACGTTGATACCTTTGACGAGGGGAAAATCATTCTGTTCACTGAGGACGACACTCTGATCGTCGAGGGCGAGGAGCTCCACATTCAAAAGCTGGACGTTGCAAATGGAGAGCTTATCATTGAGGGAACGATTTACGCAATTCAATACACAGGCGACGGCTCAACGGCCAGGGCCAACAAGGGCTTTTTTAAAAAAATGCTCAAATAA
- a CDS encoding FtsB family cell division protein, whose amino-acid sequence MGSSLKTSGKKINFKIFFKRILVCLLFVYLLCLLISQQFKFAKLKEENAAVDAKIEAAQKEQKNLNSELESIDQEDYLRRVIREKLGFTKPNEKVFVDASK is encoded by the coding sequence ATGGGAAGTAGTTTAAAAACATCAGGGAAAAAAATAAATTTTAAAATATTTTTTAAACGAATATTAGTCTGTCTTTTATTTGTCTATCTGTTGTGTCTTTTAATTTCTCAGCAGTTTAAATTTGCAAAGCTGAAAGAGGAAAATGCCGCGGTAGACGCGAAAATTGAGGCCGCTCAAAAGGAACAGAAAAACTTAAATTCCGAGCTTGAATCCATTGACCAAGAGGACTACCTCCGCCGTGTTATCAGAGAAAAACTCGGATTTACAAAGCCAAACGAAAAGGTCTTTGTGGACGCATCAAAATAA
- the spoIIAB gene encoding anti-sigma F factor, producing the protein MNNSMKLEFLSISENEGFARAAVAAFIAQLNPTLDELDDIKTAVSEAVTNAIVHGYAGGLGTVHITCVLNENNTIISVADMGRGIENIDLARTPLYTSAEEGERSGLGFTVMETFMDSIEVLSTPGKGTVVTMQKKVGLAGELPVCV; encoded by the coding sequence ATGAACAACAGCATGAAACTGGAATTTTTAAGCATATCGGAAAACGAAGGATTTGCCCGGGCTGCTGTTGCAGCATTTATCGCGCAGTTAAACCCCACGCTGGACGAATTAGACGACATTAAAACCGCAGTTTCTGAGGCGGTTACAAACGCCATAGTTCACGGCTATGCGGGAGGTTTGGGAACCGTACATATTACCTGCGTTTTAAACGAAAATAACACCATCATATCCGTTGCCGACATGGGGCGCGGAATTGAAAATATCGACTTAGCGAGAACGCCGCTTTATACCAGCGCAGAGGAAGGAGAGCGGTCTGGCCTGGGCTTTACGGTAATGGAAACCTTTATGGACAGCATTGAAGTATTAAGCACGCCGGGAAAAGGCACCGTTGTTACCATGCAAAAAAAAGTCGGCCTCGCAGGCGAGCTCCCCGTATGCGTTTAG
- a CDS encoding SigB/SigF/SigG family RNA polymerase sigma factor yields MEQYGSKQTYELIEKAQSGDEKAKNKLAEDNMGLVYSVARRFYGRGYDDEDLNQVGAIGLLKAIEKFDISFNLRFSTYAVPLIMGEIKRFLRDDGPVKVSRTIKHTAAEAARVIEEVQQKEGRVPGVLEIAQALGVPPEEVVQAREASVPPESFFAVRADGNKTLADFLPSKENESDLLDRLDLKSAVADLPQREQTIIIMRYFLEKTQSDVAKKLGISQVQVSRLEKKILNGFRNRLKCEM; encoded by the coding sequence GTGGAACAGTATGGAAGCAAACAAACATATGAGCTAATTGAAAAGGCCCAGTCTGGGGACGAGAAGGCAAAAAACAAGCTGGCTGAGGATAACATGGGGCTTGTTTACAGCGTTGCACGCAGGTTCTACGGCAGAGGCTACGACGACGAGGATTTAAACCAAGTGGGCGCCATTGGCCTTTTAAAAGCTATTGAAAAATTTGACATTTCGTTTAACCTGCGCTTCTCCACCTATGCCGTTCCTCTGATTATGGGAGAGATTAAACGGTTTTTGCGCGACGACGGCCCGGTGAAGGTCAGCCGAACGATAAAGCACACCGCCGCTGAGGCTGCCCGCGTCATTGAGGAGGTGCAGCAAAAAGAAGGCAGGGTTCCGGGCGTGTTGGAAATTGCACAAGCGTTAGGCGTTCCACCGGAGGAGGTTGTTCAGGCACGGGAGGCCTCTGTGCCGCCGGAGTCTTTTTTTGCTGTCCGCGCAGATGGAAACAAAACCCTGGCAGACTTTTTGCCCAGCAAAGAAAACGAAAGCGATTTACTAGACAGGCTGGATTTAAAATCTGCAGTGGCCGATTTGCCCCAAAGGGAACAAACCATTATCATTATGCGGTATTTTCTTGAAAAAACCCAGTCCGACGTGGCAAAAAAGCTGGGAATCTCCCAGGTGCAGGTGTCAAGACTGGAAAAGAAAATATTAAATGGTTTCCGAAATCGGTTAAAATGTGAAATGTAA
- the rsmG gene encoding 16S rRNA (guanine(527)-N(7))-methyltransferase RsmG, whose protein sequence is MIRTTLSKCAKTAGYPLSEEQLSQFSDYADMLSEWNQKMNLTAITEPFEVAAKHFADSLFGLSFIGKHASVIDVGTGAGFPGIPLKIACPGISLTLLDALNKRLTFLNAVVAELKLSDTTTIHSRAEDGAAKKSPLRERFDVSVSRAVSQLNVLSEYCLPYVKVGGVFLAYKGGDIKEELDAAKNAISLLGGEINDVFRYTIPQTDIAHSIIVIKKMRPTPEKYPRLQGKISKQPL, encoded by the coding sequence ATGATACGGACGACTTTATCTAAGTGTGCGAAAACAGCCGGATATCCGTTGTCGGAAGAACAGCTTTCACAATTTTCAGACTATGCGGACATGCTTTCAGAATGGAACCAGAAAATGAACTTAACTGCCATCACAGAGCCTTTTGAGGTGGCAGCCAAACATTTTGCCGACAGCCTGTTTGGACTTTCGTTCATCGGCAAACACGCAAGCGTAATTGACGTAGGTACCGGCGCAGGTTTTCCCGGAATTCCATTAAAAATTGCCTGCCCCGGAATTTCTTTAACGCTTTTAGACGCATTAAACAAACGCTTAACCTTTCTAAACGCCGTTGTTGCTGAGCTGAAACTTTCCGACACCACAACAATCCACTCCCGGGCAGAGGACGGGGCGGCAAAAAAAAGTCCCCTGCGGGAGAGGTTTGACGTCAGCGTTTCCCGGGCGGTGTCGCAGTTAAATGTACTGTCGGAATATTGCCTGCCCTATGTAAAGGTAGGCGGCGTATTTCTGGCCTATAAGGGCGGCGACATAAAAGAAGAGCTTGATGCCGCAAAAAATGCCATATCTCTTTTGGGCGGTGAAATAAATGACGTTTTCCGCTACACCATTCCTCAAACGGACATTGCCCATTCCATAATCGTGATAAAAAAAATGCGCCCCACGCCGGAGAAATACCCCAGGCTCCAGGGCAAAATTTCAAAACAGCCCCTCTAA
- a CDS encoding uroporphyrinogen decarboxylase family protein — MSISDGMAALNLEMPDRVPRTEYSAEFHWDLVNKVLGTNVTEKSGEEEKKTASRNFMKAWNYDLKWSTLVGSGFLTGLKTNMGHAAYRDEGADFIDNRACPFHEPEDVLNFDPLNEYGEISISEMTKQFEEHYQNNVNDYPDGVHMTGIYITCISGLIEMFGWEMLLYAAGTDPKAFGELTNRYTDWIGQHFLALANSNVPVVMIHDDIVWTEGPFLHPDWYRKYVFPNYKKMFAPLIESGKKILFTSDGTYTEFIDDIAGCGIHGFVMEPTTDMRYIAEKYGKTHAFVGNADTRILLGGTKEDIYNEVKRCMDIGKNCPGFFMAVGNHIPPNTPVENALYYNEVYEELSKR, encoded by the coding sequence ATGTCTATCAGCGATGGAATGGCAGCTTTGAACTTAGAAATGCCGGATCGGGTGCCGAGAACGGAATATTCCGCAGAGTTTCATTGGGATTTGGTTAACAAGGTTTTGGGCACAAATGTTACAGAGAAAAGCGGCGAGGAAGAAAAGAAAACCGCTTCACGAAATTTTATGAAAGCCTGGAATTATGACCTTAAGTGGTCTACCTTAGTCGGAAGCGGATTTTTGACGGGGCTTAAAACAAACATGGGGCATGCAGCCTATCGTGATGAAGGTGCAGATTTCATTGATAACAGGGCATGTCCGTTTCACGAGCCTGAAGACGTTCTAAATTTTGACCCATTAAACGAATACGGTGAAATTTCAATCAGCGAAATGACGAAGCAGTTTGAAGAACATTATCAGAACAATGTAAACGATTATCCCGACGGGGTTCATATGACCGGCATATATATCACGTGCATTTCTGGTTTAATTGAAATGTTCGGTTGGGAAATGCTTTTATATGCCGCAGGGACAGACCCAAAAGCGTTTGGCGAGCTCACCAACCGATATACGGATTGGATCGGCCAGCATTTTTTGGCGCTTGCCAACAGCAACGTGCCTGTGGTTATGATTCACGACGACATTGTCTGGACGGAAGGCCCGTTTCTTCATCCCGACTGGTATCGGAAATATGTGTTCCCCAATTACAAAAAAATGTTTGCTCCCTTAATTGAGAGCGGAAAGAAAATTCTTTTTACGTCCGATGGAACTTATACAGAGTTTATCGACGACATTGCCGGCTGCGGCATTCACGGTTTCGTCATGGAACCCACAACAGACATGCGTTATATTGCCGAAAAATATGGCAAAACCCATGCCTTTGTCGGCAATGCGGACACCCGCATTTTGCTCGGCGGCACAAAAGAGGACATTTATAACGAAGTGAAACGGTGCATGGATATTGGCAAAAACTGTCCCGGTTTTTTTATGGCGGTGGGAAATCATATTCCGCCAAACACTCCTGTGGAAAATGCGCTTTATTATAATGAAGTTTACGAAGAATTAAGCAAACGATAA
- a CDS encoding carbon-nitrogen hydrolase family protein: MKIALASARMIDRDINYNLSQLQRYMKEAKANGADIVCFGEAFLQGFNVLSWQYEEDRKIALTTSSQVFMQIKALTKKFGIDVLFGYNELEEDTLYSSCALIADGEIFHNYRRISRGWKEYSKTDGHYKEGSTVEVFDYKGKKCVIGLCGDLWDYPERFALGEDLLLWPVYVCWTKEEWENGGKLEYAEQAKLCCENSLYINSICEGDAIGGAAQFFRGNIPRELPILKEGLIVIDI; this comes from the coding sequence ATGAAAATTGCACTTGCCTCGGCGCGTATGATTGACCGAGATATCAATTATAATTTGTCACAGTTGCAACGGTATATGAAAGAAGCCAAAGCAAACGGCGCAGACATCGTATGCTTTGGCGAAGCCTTTCTGCAAGGATTCAATGTGCTTTCGTGGCAGTATGAAGAAGATAGAAAAATAGCATTAACCACTTCGTCGCAGGTATTTATGCAAATTAAGGCGTTGACCAAGAAATTTGGCATTGACGTTTTATTTGGATATAACGAGCTTGAAGAAGATACCCTTTATTCATCCTGCGCTCTGATTGCAGACGGTGAAATCTTTCATAACTATCGTCGTATTTCAAGAGGATGGAAAGAATACTCTAAAACGGATGGACATTACAAAGAGGGTTCGACGGTTGAAGTCTTTGACTATAAAGGTAAAAAATGTGTCATTGGTTTGTGTGGTGATCTTTGGGATTACCCCGAAAGATTTGCGCTTGGAGAAGATCTTCTTTTGTGGCCCGTATATGTGTGCTGGACAAAAGAAGAATGGGAAAACGGCGGTAAACTCGAATATGCAGAGCAAGCGAAACTGTGTTGCGAGAATTCGCTATATATCAACTCCATTTGCGAGGGTGATGCCATCGGTGGTGCGGCTCAATTCTTCAGGGGAAACATTCCAAGAGAACTACCGATCCTCAAGGAAGGATTGATAGTCATAGATATTTAA
- a CDS encoding class I SAM-dependent methyltransferase yields the protein MWICDKWEDYQVLDIACGQKAEDWNGYLLIRPDPQVIWNEKQKPGLWGKAHAVYHRKNTGGGFWDVKKKLPEKWSVAFPPLGLKFYIKPMGFKHTGLFPEQAANWMWFSNLIQNAGRPVKVLNLFAYTGGATAAAAAAGASVAHVDSSKGMVSWAKENLTLSGLKDRPVRYLVDDAIKFVDRENRRGNRYDAVIMDPPSYGRGPGGEVWKLEDELYMLVQKCVSLLSDSPLFFLINSYTTGLQPAVLSDILKLTLVKKHGGTVSSDEIGLPVSDSDLILPCGASGRWSAI from the coding sequence ATGTGGATTTGCGATAAATGGGAGGACTATCAGGTTTTAGACATTGCCTGCGGCCAAAAGGCTGAGGACTGGAACGGATATTTGCTTATCCGGCCGGACCCGCAGGTGATTTGGAACGAAAAACAAAAGCCCGGGCTTTGGGGCAAAGCACATGCCGTTTACCACCGGAAGAACACCGGGGGCGGCTTTTGGGACGTGAAAAAAAAGCTTCCCGAGAAATGGAGCGTGGCTTTTCCGCCTTTAGGCTTAAAGTTTTATATCAAGCCTATGGGCTTTAAGCACACGGGGCTGTTTCCAGAGCAGGCGGCCAACTGGATGTGGTTTTCTAATCTCATTCAAAACGCAGGCCGGCCGGTTAAGGTTTTAAACCTGTTTGCTTATACCGGCGGGGCCACGGCCGCCGCGGCGGCGGCCGGAGCATCCGTTGCCCATGTGGACTCGTCAAAGGGAATGGTTTCCTGGGCAAAAGAAAATTTAACGCTGTCAGGGCTTAAAGATAGGCCTGTGCGCTATTTGGTAGATGACGCGATTAAATTTGTGGACCGGGAAAACCGGCGCGGCAACCGTTATGACGCAGTGATCATGGATCCGCCGTCTTACGGCAGGGGGCCGGGCGGTGAGGTGTGGAAGTTAGAAGATGAGCTTTATATGCTGGTGCAAAAGTGTGTAAGCCTTTTGTCCGACAGCCCGCTGTTTTTCTTAATCAATTCCTACACAACGGGACTGCAGCCAGCGGTGCTGTCTGACATTTTAAAGCTAACGCTGGTGAAAAAGCACGGCGGAACGGTTTCGTCAGACGAAATCGGCCTGCCGGTTTCCGACAGTGATTTAATACTTCCATGCGGAGCGTCTGGCCGCTGGAGTGCAATTTAG